The following are encoded together in the Chaetodon auriga isolate fChaAug3 chromosome 4, fChaAug3.hap1, whole genome shotgun sequence genome:
- the hpf1 gene encoding histone PARylation factor 1: protein MTGRAKRKPKSSQESGTGNGELKKARTDESKAVPSSEVDSVQREEMMQLYKLQMPEDLYHFWDFCKELCPDSPCGALKDTLGLQLVGPFDILAGAHKNCKNPQPNFHLHWRYYYDPPEFQTILLGSEDSQHHIGYYRDTPDSLPSFVGENEAKKGYTITQMGDNVFAAVLLHLLRRRKERAGQKAAGGDALESLEAQLRDRAEMLGLSLEQKTKGMKQRDKKVVTKTFHGAGIVVPIDKNDVGYRELPETDAGLKKICKAIADARNDEERVKAFGPLQEMITFVQFANDECDYGMGYELGIDLFCYGSHYFHKVVKQLLPMAYSLLKRNLFGEIVEAHLSSRSHDNLDQLSAQ, encoded by the exons GAGTCGGGGACAGGCAATGGGGAGTTGAAGAAAGCCCGTACTGATGAATCCAAAGCCGTGCCATCGTCAGAGGTGGATTCAGTTCAGCGTGAGGAGATGATGCAGCTGTATAAGCTTCAAATGCCCGAAGATCTGTACCACTTCTGGGACTTCTGCAAGGAGCTTTGTCCTGACAGCCCCTGTG GTGCGCTGAAAGACACACTTGGTTTGCAGCTGGTTGGTCCTTTTGACATTCTGGCAGGAGCTCACAAAAACTGCAAGAATCCTCAGCCCAACTTCCACCTTCACTGGAGGTATTATTATGACCCGCCGGAGTTTCAGACCATCCTTCTGGGGAGCGAGGACAGTCAGCATCACATCGGCTACTACAG AGACACTCCAGACTCCCTCCCGTCGTTTGTTGGGGAAAATGAAGCCAAGAAAGGCTACACGATTACACAGATGGGGGACAACGTGTTTGCTGCTGTCCT CCTGCATCTGTTaagaaggaggaaagagagggccGGCCAgaaggcagcaggaggagatgcTTTGGAAAGCTTGGAGGCACAGCTGAGAGACAGGGCAGAGATGCTGGGCTTGTCTCTGGAGCAGAAGACCAAAGGCATGAAACAGAGGGACAAGAAG GTGGTCACCAAGACATTCCACGGTGCCGGCATCGTTGTGCCCATCGACAAGAATGATGTAGGATACAGAGAACTGCCAGAAACAGACG CTGGTCTCAAAAAGATCTGCAAGGCAATCGCTGACGCCCGGAATGATGAAGAGCGCGTCAAAGCCTTTGGACCTCTCCAGGAGATGATCACGTTTGTTCAGTTTGCCAACGATGAGTGTGACTACGGCATGGGTTACGAGCTAGGAATAGACCTCTTCTGTTACGGATCCCAT TATTTCCACAAGGTTGTCAAGCAGCTTCTGCCCATGGCCTACAGCTTGCTGAAAAGGAATTTGTTTGGGGAAATTGTGGAGGCCCACCTCTCCAGCCGAAGCCATGACAACCTGGACCAGCTCTCCGCACAGTGA